One Onychostoma macrolepis isolate SWU-2019 chromosome 10, ASM1243209v1, whole genome shotgun sequence genomic region harbors:
- the LOC131548542 gene encoding uncharacterized protein LOC131548542, translating into MSENNRSQTEKSKTNAKRNTTAMLSGAAEAPSSSMSSSDVQSSAINEPEQESAPQTCRQNKSISAAHPAIYLNTRSHKLLRRAIRIWKMPIPILNFTRSLKPKPRSFREQLKRVEMLRNRSEDSNSPKPMTRSVRDLQLCSSGTDSSPSPSSTSLKSHRSLRTRPVHMHRRRRYKKQLQLYRMLSNNRRRRQSDEKPHMLEGQSSPAASTCVKGSSEIQDDHKDSSSTQSPPVIRAPPRKTSRRLWRRQLDSSSSDNSPMTANPVNSVRLDTPEDHRQRPAKTDKQSQNRRISFSFADVSSEFDINSSVIKEASAPAQSNNNGHDSSDLKPDVQTNEESTQKSLKITRTNTEEHEQDSNEQHLHEKPDTSSPDPEASLVSQLTIFKEDATEMVSQEPVQFKKPSSIRNTQSDALQKPDTPRPKSSVKWKNVMMQRALCSFTVPYENQDPTHESWCRFTLADDSTHADRADVTPECPEKPAEDHIKNGAAGDAFIPQ; encoded by the exons ATGAGTGAAAATAATCGATCACAGACGGAGAAGAGCAAAACCAACGCGAAGAGGAACACCACAG CAATGTTGTCCGGGGCTGCAGAAGCTCCATCCTCATCCATGAGCTCCTCTGATGTTCAATCATCAGCTATTAATGAACCGGAGCAGGAGTCTGCTCCACAAACCTGCCGCCAAAACAAGAGCATCAGCGCGGCCCATCCCGCCATCTACTTAAACACCCGCTCTCACAAACTGCTCAGGAGAGCCATCCGGATATGGAAGATGCCGATTCCCATACTGAACTTCACCAGATCTTTGAAGCCGAAGCCCAGAAGCTTCCGAGAGCAACTGAAGCGAGTGGAAATGCTTCGTAATCGGTCTGAAGACTCGAATAGTCCGAAGCCGATGACTCGCTCCGTCAGAGACCTGCAGCTGTGTAGCTCCGGGACAGACTCCTCTCCATCACCCTCCAGCACCTCCCTGAAGTCCCACCGCAGCCTCCGCACACGGCCGGTCCACATGCACCGCCGCCGCCGATATAAGAAACAGTTACAGCTCTACCGGATGCTGTCCAACAACAGGAGACGCAGACAGAGCGATGAGAAACCGCACATGCTGGAG GGTCAGTCATCACCTGCAGCGTCCACTTGTGTTAAAG GCTCCTCTGAGATTCAGGATGATCACAAAGATTCGTCATCTACCCAGAGTCCTCCAGTGATCCGGGCGCCGCCGAGAAAAACCAGTCGCCGGTTGTGGCGCCGACAGCTGGACAGCAGCAGTTCAGACAACAGCCCGATGACCGCTAACCCGGTTAACAGCGTGAGACTGGACACACCAGAAGATCACAGACAGCGACCTGCGAAAACAGACAAACAGAGTCAAAACAGAAGGATTTCCTTTTCTTTTGCTGATGTTTCAAGTGAGTTTGATATTAATTCTAGTGTAATCAAAGAAGCTTCTGCACCTGCACAGAGTAACAATAACGGCCATGATTCATCTGATCTCAAACCGGACGTCCAAACCAATGAGGAATCAACTCAAAAATCCCTAAAGATCACTAGAACGAACACAGAGGAACATGAGCAAGACTCAAATGAACAACATTTGCATGAAAAGCCTGACACGTCATCGCCGGACCCCGAAGCGTCGTTAGTTTCACAGCTGACGATCTTTAAAGAAGATGCCACTGAGATGGTTTCACAGGAGCCAGTTCAGTTCAAGAAGCCTTCATCCATCAGAAACACACAGTCAGACGCTCTTCAGAAACCAGACACTCCCAGACCCAAGTCAAGTGTGAAATGGAAGAACGTTATGATGCAGAGAGCACTGTGTTCTTTTACCGTCCCGTATGAGAATCAGGATCCAACACACGAATCCTGGTGCAGATTTACGCTGGCGGACGATTCAACACACGCAGACAGAGCCGACGTGACGCCTGAATGTCCTGAGAAACCAGCTGAAGATCACATCAAGAACGGAGCTGCGGGAGACGCTTTCATACCACAGTAA